A single genomic interval of Lathyrus oleraceus cultivar Zhongwan6 chromosome 7, CAAS_Psat_ZW6_1.0, whole genome shotgun sequence harbors:
- the LOC127103858 gene encoding uncharacterized protein LOC127103858, which produces MEFLDEDLRMIPGNVPSSPSMTRDISSDKRKAVKKSSNKVVAKHLDKWRFVTQRRVAVERELGKETVEVKEVMELIKATGLMKTLTALPQCYEGLVKEFIVNIPDESYGNSSREVCKVVVRGKCVKLSPTIINKFLVRGTNEGVDLEATDNEICRMITAGQVNEWPSRKHLAASKLTVKYAILHKIGSANWVPTNHISTISLALGRTIHAIGTRVNYDFGKFIFEQTIRHASTNAVKLPIAFPSIICGIILSQQPGILSTSDIPSRRKTPLSTHYKLFEGSHVNDVITSAKRESASKGSLIDQLKETCKELDNGIKVAKARKEALEVLICSLEKEEVEKTGSKSQSSGGSGSSKSSKGTGEDEDEGAGDFSSCFC; this is translated from the exons atggaattcTTAGATGAAGATTTGCGTATGATACCAGGTAACGTTCCAAGCTCACCTTCCATGACTAGAG ACATCTCCTCTGACAAAAGAAAGGCTGTAAAGAAGTCTTCCAACAAAGTAGTTGCTAAGCACCTAGACAAATGGAGGTTTGtcactcaaagaagggtagcagttgaaagagaattaGGGAAAGAGACTGTTGAAGTAAAGGAAGTAATGGAGCTAATCAAGGCAACTGGTCTTATGAAAACTTTGACTGCTTTGCCTCAATGCTATGAAGGGctagtcaaagaattcattgtaaACATTCCTGATGAGAGTTATGGAAATAGCAGCAGGGAGGTCTGCAAAGTGGTTGTtaggggtaagtgtgtgaaactaTCACCTACTATCATCAACAAGTTTCTGGTGAGAGGAACTAATGAAGGGGTAGATCTAGAGGCCACAGATAATGAGATCTGTAGGATgattacagctggccaagttaatGAATGGCCAAGTAGGAAACACCTTGCAGCTAGTAAACTAACTGTCAagtatgccatcttgcataagattggttctGCAAATTGGGTTcctactaatcacatatctacCATCTCCTTAGCTCTTGGGAGGACCATTCATGCtattggaacaagggttaactatgattttggcaagttcatatttgaaCAAACCATTAGACATGCTTCCACCAATGCTGTTAAGTTGCCCATTGCATTCCCATCTATCATCTGTGGGATCatcctgagtcaacaaccaggaatcTTGAGTACAAGTGATATTCCTAGCAGGAGGAAAACCCCTCTGTCCACCCATTACaagttgtttgagggaagtcatgtcaatgatgtcattACATCTGCCAAAAGGGAGTCTGCATCCAAAGGAAGTCTGATTGACCAACTGAAAGAgacctgcaaggaattggataATGGGATAAAGGTGGCAAAGGCTAGAAAAGAGGCTTTAGAAGTTCTTATATGTAGCCTGGAGAAGGAAGAAGTAGAAAAGACTGGATCAAAATCCCAATCAAGTGGAGGTTCTGGAAGCTCAAAAAGTTCTAAAGGTACAggtgaagatgaagatgaag gtgctggagaTTTCAGTAGCTGTTTTTGttga